One part of the Lotus japonicus ecotype B-129 chromosome 2, LjGifu_v1.2 genome encodes these proteins:
- the LOC130736156 gene encoding uncharacterized protein LOC130736156 has translation MATSFDNVGNLKYGKEYARILVKLIRFWYTQGFTNSKLPLSLELGSKIHVTIKKTLMYKFERIITDGKVWEYRTSRHAFKLSFKFKTEVRPKDQMQITTDPYTFISFPDIITPDYDISFLVGKLSLNQILL, from the exons ATGGCAACCTCTTTCGACAATGTTGGGAATTTGAAATATGGAAAAGAGTATGCCAGGATACTAGTGAAACTTATACGATTTTGGTATACCCAAGGATTCACCAACTCCAAGCTGCCATTATCTCTTGAACTG GGAAGCAAGATTCATGTGACAATCAAAAAGACATTGATGTATAAGTTTGAGAGGATTATTACAGATGGCAAAGTTTGGGAATACAGGACTTCTAGGCATGCCTTCAAGTTGTCGTTTAAGTTTAAGACTGAAGTGCGTCCAAAGGACCAAATGCAAATAACTACGGATCCTTACACATTCATTTCCTTTCCTGATATTATAACCCCTGATTATGATATCAGCTTCTTAGTTGGTAAACTTTCATTGAACCAAATCTTATTATAA
- the LOC130737712 gene encoding uncharacterized protein LOC130737712 isoform X1, producing METKKCKFWLPNKNRFCANSSLTGSLFCGNHNSRSPGQWIPCPIDPSHSVLEQNLKGHVKRCPLLKQAQSLSVQPFYQKGINAGSDGEQEEEESGVDDSRLPTATISSEMKRKALHSMSVPEFCTLIEKIESFHDSLCKDVQESVQMPEVCRLWIKRGVEDRKLPFQEKHITQQASILGNLERFGVLKNSLGRKTSKCEEPVEGKEDGVPAVIEFGAGRGYLTQMLADCYGINRVFLVERKAYKLKADRSLRQNESMMLERLRIDIEDLNLNAVESMQGVPFVAIGKHLCGAATDLTLRCCFPEYRKDSSEQDTASANGNFEGLAIATCCHHLCQWKHYTNKRFFLDLGMTKEEFHAVTWFTSWAVDDNHGSDLSNTTNCTSHLQSIRKEQGDGDSNGVEKILSDMEAAERAALGFKCKWIIDMGRLIWLRERGFDAQLVRYVPPSISPENHLLIARPSH from the exons ATGGAGACTAAGAAGTGCAAGTTTTGGCTTCCCAACAAAAACAGATTTTGTGCTAACTCCTCTCTCACTGGTTCCTT ATTCTGTGGCAATCACAACTCAAGGTCCCCTGGCCAGTGGATTCCGTGCCCCATAGATCCATCCCA CTCAGTTCTGGAGCAAAATCTCAAAGGACATGTTAAGCGGTGCCCTTTGCTGAAACAGGCACAGTCCTTGTCCGTCCAACCTTTCTATCAAAAAGGTATCAATGCTGGTTCTGATGGAGAACAAGAGGAGGAAGAATCAGGGGTTGATGATTCAAGATTGCCCACTGCGACTATTTCTTCAGAAATGAAGAGGAAGGCTCTTCATAGCATGAGTGTGCCTGAGTTTTGCACTCTGATTGAGAAGATCGAATCTTTTCACGACTCGTTGTGTAAGGATGTTCAGGAATCGGTTCAGATGCCTGAGGTTTGCAGGCTCTGGATAAAAAGAGGAGTAGAAGATAG GAAATTGCCATTTCAGGAGAAACATATTACTCAGCAGGCCTCTATTCTGGGGAATTTGGAACGTTTTGGTGTATTGAAGAATTCTCTTGGAAGGAAAACATCCAAGTGTGAGGAACCAGTTGAGGGGAAGGAGGATGGTGTCCCTGCAGTGATTGAGTTTGGAGCTGGTAGAGGGTATTTAACACAAATGCTTGCAGATTGTTATGGAATCAATAGAGTCTTTCTGGTCGAGCGGAAGGCATACAAGTTGAAG GCTGATCGATCCTTGCGGCAGAATGAGAGCATGATGTTAGAGCGCTTGAGAATTGACA TTgaagatttaaatttaaatgcggTTGAGTCTATGCAAGGAGTTCCGTTCGTGGCCATTGGTAAACATCTATGTGGAGCTGCAACTG ACTTGACTTTGAGATGCTGCTTTCCTGAATACAGAAAAGATAGTAGTGAACAGGACACTGCTAGTGCTAATGGTAATTTTGAAGGTTTAGCTATAGCAACATGCTGTCACCATCTTTGCCAGTGGAAACATTATACAA ATAAAAGGTTCTTTTTAGATTTGGGGATGACGAAGGAAGAATTTCATGCCGTTACATGGTTTACCAGCTGGGCTGTTGATGATAATCATGGTTCAGATCTTTCTAATACAACTAATTGTACATCACATTTGCAATCAAT CAGAAAGGAGCAAGGTGATGGAGATTCAAATGGAGTTGAAAAAATTCTCTCAGACATGGAAGCAGCTGAACGAGCAGCACTGGGATTTAAGTGCAAGTGGATTATTGACATGGGGAGGTTGATTTGGTTAAGAGAACGTGGATTTGATGCACAGCTTGTCAGATATGTTCCCCCAAGCATTTCTCCTGAAAATCATTTGCTAATAGCTAGACCTTCACATTGA
- the LOC130737712 gene encoding uncharacterized protein LOC130737712 isoform X2, producing the protein METKKCKFWLPNKNRFCANSSLTGSLFCGNHNSRSPGQWIPCPIDPSHSVLEQNLKGHVKRCPLLKQAQSLSVQPFYQKGINAGSDGEQEEEESGVDDSRLPTATISSEMKRKALHSMSVPEFCTLIEKIESFHDSLCKDVQESVQMPEVCRLWIKRGVEDRKLPFQEKHITQQASILGNLERFGVLKNSLGRKTSKCEEPVEGKEDGVPAVIEFGAGRGYLTQMLADCYGINRVFLVERKAYKLKADRSLRQNESMMLERLRIDIEDLNLNAVESMQGVPFVAIGKHLCGAATDLTLRCCFPEYRKDSSEQDTASANGNFEGLAIATCCHHLCQWKHYTNKRFFLDLGMTKEEFHAVTWFTSWAVDDNHGSDLSNTTNCTSHLQSIKEQGDGDSNGVEKILSDMEAAERAALGFKCKWIIDMGRLIWLRERGFDAQLVRYVPPSISPENHLLIARPSH; encoded by the exons ATGGAGACTAAGAAGTGCAAGTTTTGGCTTCCCAACAAAAACAGATTTTGTGCTAACTCCTCTCTCACTGGTTCCTT ATTCTGTGGCAATCACAACTCAAGGTCCCCTGGCCAGTGGATTCCGTGCCCCATAGATCCATCCCA CTCAGTTCTGGAGCAAAATCTCAAAGGACATGTTAAGCGGTGCCCTTTGCTGAAACAGGCACAGTCCTTGTCCGTCCAACCTTTCTATCAAAAAGGTATCAATGCTGGTTCTGATGGAGAACAAGAGGAGGAAGAATCAGGGGTTGATGATTCAAGATTGCCCACTGCGACTATTTCTTCAGAAATGAAGAGGAAGGCTCTTCATAGCATGAGTGTGCCTGAGTTTTGCACTCTGATTGAGAAGATCGAATCTTTTCACGACTCGTTGTGTAAGGATGTTCAGGAATCGGTTCAGATGCCTGAGGTTTGCAGGCTCTGGATAAAAAGAGGAGTAGAAGATAG GAAATTGCCATTTCAGGAGAAACATATTACTCAGCAGGCCTCTATTCTGGGGAATTTGGAACGTTTTGGTGTATTGAAGAATTCTCTTGGAAGGAAAACATCCAAGTGTGAGGAACCAGTTGAGGGGAAGGAGGATGGTGTCCCTGCAGTGATTGAGTTTGGAGCTGGTAGAGGGTATTTAACACAAATGCTTGCAGATTGTTATGGAATCAATAGAGTCTTTCTGGTCGAGCGGAAGGCATACAAGTTGAAG GCTGATCGATCCTTGCGGCAGAATGAGAGCATGATGTTAGAGCGCTTGAGAATTGACA TTgaagatttaaatttaaatgcggTTGAGTCTATGCAAGGAGTTCCGTTCGTGGCCATTGGTAAACATCTATGTGGAGCTGCAACTG ACTTGACTTTGAGATGCTGCTTTCCTGAATACAGAAAAGATAGTAGTGAACAGGACACTGCTAGTGCTAATGGTAATTTTGAAGGTTTAGCTATAGCAACATGCTGTCACCATCTTTGCCAGTGGAAACATTATACAA ATAAAAGGTTCTTTTTAGATTTGGGGATGACGAAGGAAGAATTTCATGCCGTTACATGGTTTACCAGCTGGGCTGTTGATGATAATCATGGTTCAGATCTTTCTAATACAACTAATTGTACATCACATTTGCAATCAAT AAAGGAGCAAGGTGATGGAGATTCAAATGGAGTTGAAAAAATTCTCTCAGACATGGAAGCAGCTGAACGAGCAGCACTGGGATTTAAGTGCAAGTGGATTATTGACATGGGGAGGTTGATTTGGTTAAGAGAACGTGGATTTGATGCACAGCTTGTCAGATATGTTCCCCCAAGCATTTCTCCTGAAAATCATTTGCTAATAGCTAGACCTTCACATTGA